In a single window of the Gossypium hirsutum isolate 1008001.06 chromosome A13, Gossypium_hirsutum_v2.1, whole genome shotgun sequence genome:
- the LOC107938006 gene encoding probable inactive 2-oxoglutarate-dependent dioxygenase AOP2 — protein sequence MGANAEIEFPVIEFRSSDLKRGTDGWHRLCKKVREACETFGCFEVVYEKISTEVREETFGLMKELIEVPVERKQKNASPLPYHGWVGPCNQVSLLYEGFGLGDASNYDSIKSFAQLMWPDGHPRFWGKWESVMINKTLLRFMKYMAPPPGEYERGLFAHTDKPVSTIICDDQVSELEIEVKDGQWIKLSLSPSSFCFVVGDPLKIKSVNHRVMMSGDNDRYSIAAFAIPVEGTIIKAPKELIDEQHPQLYKDFDFMDFFLFAFSDPAKHIDSGEQLHAFASLSPPISN from the exons ATGGGTGCCAATGCAGAGATTGAGTTCCCAGTCATTGAGTTCCGTTCATCGGATTTGAAGCGAGGAACCGATGGGTGGCACCGTTTGTGCAAGAAAGTTCGAGAGGCTTGTGAGACTTTCGGTTGTTTTGAGGTCGTGTACGAAAAGATATCGACGGAAGTTCGAGAAGAGACGTTCGGCTTGATGAAAGAACTAATTGAGGTCCCAGTGGAGAGGAAACAAAAGAATGCTAGTCCCTTGCCTTACCATGGTTGGGTTGGACCATGTAATCAGGTTTCTTTGTTGTATGAAGGCTTCGGACTTGGAGATGCCTCCAACTATGACTCTATTAAAAGTTTTGCTCAACTTATGTGGCCTGATGGTCACCCACGCTTTTG GGGGAAATGGGAATCAGTGATGATAAACAAAACGTTGTTGCGGTTTATGAAATACATGGCCCCTCCACCAGGGGAGTATGAGAGAGGACTATTTGCTCATACTGATAAACCTGTAAGCACAATCATTTGTGATGATCAAGTTTCGGAGCTAGAAATTGAGGTTAAGGATGGCCAATGGATCAAGTTGTCTTTATCTCCTTCTTCCTTTTGCTTTGTGGTTGGAGATCCTCTCAag ATTAAAAGTGTAAATCATAGAGTTATGATGAGTGGAGACAATGATCGATATTCTATAGCAGCCTTTGCCATTCCAGTTGAGGGTACTATAATCAAGGCACCTAAAGAGCTGATAGATGAGCAACATCCTCAGCTTTACAAGGATTTTGATTTCATGGACTTCTTCCTTTTTGCCTTTTCCGACCCAGCAAAACACATCGACTCCGGGGAGCAACTCCACGCCTTTGCTTCTCTCTCGCCACCAATTTCCAATTGA
- the LOC107938034 gene encoding probable 2-oxoglutarate-dependent dioxygenase AOP1 yields MGVNAEIEFPVIQFRSSDLERGTDGWHRLCNRVREACETFGCFEVVYEKITTKVREETFGLMKELVEVPLERKQKNASPMPYHGWVGPCNQVSLLYEGFGLGDASNYDSVKSFAQLMWPDGHPRFCNTVHTVATQIEELNKLIWLMLIDSYGLGEKWESVMINYKTLVRFMKYMAPPPGEYERGLFAHTDKPVSTIICDDNVSGLEIEVNNGQWIKLSLSPSSFCFVVGDPLKAWSNGRLKAVNHRVMMSGDKDRFSLAAFAIPVEGTIIKAPKELIDEQHPQLYKDFDFMGYFLFAFSDPAKHIDSGEQLQAYASLSPPISY; encoded by the exons aTGGGTGTCAATGCTGAGATTGAGTTTCCAGTCATTCAATTCCGTTCATCAGATTTGGAGAGAGGGACTGATGGATGGCACCGTTTGTGCAACAGGGTTCGAGAGGCTTGCGAGACTTTTGGCTGTTTCGAGGTGGTGTATGAAAAGATAACAACAAAAGTTCGAGAAGAGACATTTGGGTTAATGAAAGAACTGGTTGAGGTCCCATTGGAAAGGAAACAGAAGAACGCTAGTCCCATGCCTTACCATGGATGGGTTGGACCATGCAATCAGGTTTCTTTGTTGTATGAAGGCTTCGGACTTGGAGATGCCTCCAACTATGACTCTGTTAAAAGTTTTGCTCAACTTATGTGGCCTGATGGTCACCCACGCTTCTg CAACACTGTACATACCGTGGCGACTCAAATAGAGGAGTTGAACAAGTTAATCTGGTTAATGTTAATTGATAGCTATGGATTAGGAGAGAAATGGGAGTCAGTGATGATAAACTACAAAACGCTAGTGCGGTTTATGAAATACATGGCCCCTCCACCTGGGGAATACGAGAGAGGACTCTTTGCTCATACTGATAAACCTGTTAGCACAATCATTTGTGATGATAATGTTTCAGGGCTTGAAATTGAGGTTAATAATGGTCAATGGATCAAGTTGTCTTTATCTCCTTCTTCCTTTTGTTTTGTTGTTGGAGATCCTCTCaag gcATGGAGTAATGGCAGATTAAAAGCGGTGAATCACAGAGTAATGATGAGTGGAGATAAAGATCGATTTTCTCTAGCAGCCTTCGCCATTCCAGTTGAGGGTACCATAATTAAGGCACCCAAAGAGCTTATAGATGAGCAGCATCCTCAGCTTTACAAGGATTTTGATTTCATGGGCTACTTCCTTTTTGCCTTCTCTGACCCAGCAAAGCACATTGACTCCGGCGAGCAGCTCCAAGCCTATGCTTCTCTCTCACCACCGATTTCTTATTGA
- the LOC107938035 gene encoding probable 2-oxoglutarate-dependent dioxygenase AOP1, with protein MGVNAEIEFPVIEFRSSDLQRGTDGWHRLCKRVREACETFGCFEVVYEKISPKVREETFGLMKELVEVPVERKQKNASPMPYHGWVGPCSQVSLLYEGFGLGDASNYDSVKSFAQLMWPDGHPRFCNTIHTMATQIEELNKLIWLMLIDSYGLGDKWESVMINYKTLVRFMKYMAPPPREYERGLFAHTDKPVSTIICDDQVSGLEIEVNDGQWIKLSLSPSSFCFVVGDPLKAWSNGRLKAVNHRVMMSGDKDRLSLAAFAIPVEGTIIKAPKELIDEQHPQLYKDFDFMDFFLFAFSDPAKHIDSGEQLQAFASLSPPISH; from the exons ATGGGTGTCAATGCTGAAATTGAGTTCCCTGTCATTGAGTTCCGTTCATCAGATTTGCAACGAGGAACTGATGGGTGGCATCGTTTGTGCAAGAGAGTTCGAGAGGCTTGTGAGACTTTCGGCTGTTTCGAGGTGGTGTATGAAAAGATATCGCCGAAAGTCCGAGAAGAGACGTTCGGGTTGATGAAAGAACTAGTTGAGGTCCCAGTGGAGAGGAAACAGAAAAACGCTAGTCCCATGCCTTACCATGGTTGGGTTGGACCATGCAGTCAGGTTTCTTTGCTGTATGAAGGCTTTGGACTTGGAGATGCCTCCAACTATGACTCTGTTAAAAGTTTTGCTCAACTTATGTGGCCTGATGGTCACCCACGCTTTTG CAACACTATACATACAATGGCAACTCAAATAGAGGAGCTGAACAAGTTAATCTGGTTAATGTTAATAGATAGTTATGGATTAGGGGACAAATGGGAGTCAGTGATGATAAACTATAAAACACTAGTGCGGTTTATGAAATACATGGCCCCTCCACCAAGAGAGTACGAAAGAGGACTCTTTGCTCACACTGATAAACCTGTGAGCACAATCATTTGTGATGATCAAGTTTCGGGGTTGGAAATTGAGGTCAATGACGGTCAATGGATCAAGTTGTCATTATCTCCTTCTTCCTTTTGCTTTGTGGTTGGGGATCCTCTCAAG GCCTGGAGTAATGGAAGGTTAAAAGCTGTGAATCATAGAGTCATGATGAGTGGAGACAAAGATCGACTTTCTCTAGCAGCATTCGCCATTCCAGTTGAAGGTACCATAATCAAGGCACCCAAAGAGCTTATAGACGAGCAACATCCACAACTTTACAAGGACTTTGATTTCATGGACTTCTTCCTTTTTGCCTTTTCTGACCCGGCAAAGCACATTGACTCTGGCGAGCAGCTCCAAGCCTTTGCTTCTCTCTCACCACCAATTTCCCATTGA